The Mytilus galloprovincialis chromosome 7, xbMytGall1.hap1.1, whole genome shotgun sequence genome has a window encoding:
- the LOC143082836 gene encoding uncharacterized protein LOC143082836 isoform X48, with the protein MNYQKVYMNQIHSSSLLGQLAQMWRSQLVCDAYIRTGTVTTKAHRVVLLAACPMLQSMEKASIGSHLEVRLTADIKQEAVNMFLQYLYEGFMLLTEENCKDVEKVARLLQVDSVIKCCADFYKCLESKTGNNMYSNSKYKYSSYDMLEFRHVRATDLQKTVQDRLMKRASEMGRPLSPSSKKQRLYRASTPPSESSQSSFSQRADDTFSMSHSYGSGQQEPWDRVPRPGANAASMSRGQSQRFQQPSVIDIVEDSIELIHVDPGDGSSHQPPSQKGVAVSVASQLDSGPPNISIVSVTGNTGPPHGPSPSQGHSQRQTSGPSYSSPHVPSSSSYTPRHSSVSSSPSQSKASDRAIISLTDPQISQITREVTHQLQQQEHSASSSRPPALQLAPGLTSPHESLSQQRPPHFPFTERLQQTASKPSFAAGSARQVGAPQMPNLHSGSSSTGSPSTLRPDRSPSLSGRSDSMDRPPSVEASKDSSKQKNEDSSTASSADLMADITIIKVETGDETMSKEHKDSGQPGHSSDGVIHSTDHSGLLSGDTTGGLDMHVDAPDDGGTMTMQIQRNDDGMGQEGDSDIEELEATGDWPHDSNDDSSLSNDPNNPLGGFRGTHIKISPRTEDLGQIFIHLSSYLIKHEVI; encoded by the exons ATGAATTACCAGAAGGTTTATATGAACCAGATACATTCAAGCTCATTATTAGGTCAGTTAGCTCAGATGTGGAGGAGCCAGCTAGTATGTGATGCTTACATAAGGACAGGAACTGTCACCACAAAG gcCCACCGGGTTGTGTTACTTGCAGCATGTCCAATGTTGCAATCCATGGAAAAAGCATCTATTGGTTCTCACCTGGAGGTAAGACTGACAGCAGACATCAAACAGGAAGCAGTCAACATGTTCTTACAGTACCTATATGAAGGTTTCATGTTGCTCACGGAAGAAAATTGTAAAGACGTTGAAAAAGTTGCAAGACTTTTACAAGTGGATAGTGTAATCAAATGTTGTGCAGACTTTTATAAGTGTTTAGAATCAAAAACAGGGAACAATATGTATTCCAATTCAAAGTACAAATATTCATCTTATGATATGTTAGAATTCCGCCATGTTAGAGCAACAGACCTGCAGAAGACAGTTCAAGATCGTCTAATGAAAAGAGCTTCAGAAATGGGTAGACCATTAAGCCCATCAAGTAAAAAACAAAGACTTTATAGAGCCTCAACACCCCCATCAGAATCATCACAGTCAAGCTTTAGCCAAAGAGCTGATGATACATTCAGCATGTCTCACAGTTATGGGTCTGGTCAACAAGAACCATGGGATAGAGTACCACGACCTGGAGCTAATGCTGCTTCAATGTCAAGAGGTCAAAGTCAAAGGTTTCAACAGCCAAGTGTCATTGATATTGTAGAAGACAGCATTGAACTAATTCATGTTGACCCAGGAGATGGCAGCAGTCACCAGCCACCATCACAAAAAGGTGTTGCTGTTTCCGTGGCTAGTCAGCTGGATAGTGGACCTCCAAATATTAGCATTGTTAGTGTAACGGGAAATACTGGACCTCCGCATGGTCCATCTCCAAGTCAAGGTCATTCACAGAGACAAACTAGTGGTCCTTCATATTCTTCACCACATGTTCCGTCATCATCGTCATATACACCACGCCATTCATCAGTCAGTTCATCGCCATCACAGTCAAAAGCATCAGATCGTGCCATCATCTCATTAACCGATCCACAAATATCACAGATAACCAGAGAAGTCACCCATCAGTTGCAACAACAAGAACATAGTGCCTCATCTTCCCGACCACCAGCATTACAGTTAGCCCCAGGCCTCACATCACCACATGAATCATTGTCACAACAAAGACCTCCTCATTTTCCCTTCACTGAAAGATTACAGCAGACTGCTAGCAAACCATCATTTGCTGCTGGCAGTGCCAGACAAGTAGGTGCACCACAGATGCCAAATCTTCACAGTGGTTCCTCCTCCACAGGTTCACCATCCACTTTACGACCAGATAGATCACCTTCATTAAGTGGTAGAAGTGATAGTATGGATAGACCTCCCAGTGTTGAGGCCAGCAAGGACAG ttcaaaacaaaaaaatgaagattcCTCAACAGCAAGTTCAGCAGATCTAATGGCAGACATAACAATAATCAAAGTAGAAACGGGAGACGAGACAATGTCCAAAGAACACAAGGACAGTGGTCAGCCTGGTCATTCCTCAGATGGTGTTATTCACTCTACAGATCATTCTGGTCTGTTGAGTGGGGATACGACTGGTGGTCTGGACATGCACGTAGATGCACCAGACGATGGCGGGACAATGACAATGCAAATACAACGGAATGACGACGGTATGGGACAGGAAGGTGATAGCGATATTGAGGAACTGGAAGCGACAGGAGATTGGCCACACGATAGTAACGATGATAGTAGTTTAAGCAACGATCCAAATAACCCACTTGGAGGCTTTAGAG
- the LOC143082836 gene encoding uncharacterized protein LOC143082836 isoform X47, with amino-acid sequence MNYQKVYMNQIHSSSLLGQLAQMWRSQLVCDAYIRTGTVTTKAHRVVLLAACPMLQSMEKASIGSHLEVRLTADIKQEAVNMFLQYLYEGFMLLTEENCKDVEKVARLLQVDSVIKCCADFYKCLESKTGNNMYSNSKYKYSSYDMLEFRHVRATDLQKTVQDRLMKRASEMGRPLSPSSKKQRLYRASTPPSESSQSSFSQRADDTFSMSHSYGSGQQEPWDRVPRPGANAASMSRGQSQRFQQPSVIDIVEDSIELIHVDPGDGSSHQPPSQKGVAVSVASQLDSGPPNISIVSVTGNTGPPHGPSPSQGHSQRQTSGPSYSSPHVPSSSSYTPRHSSVSSSPSQSKASDRAIISLTDPQISQITREVTHQLQQQEHSASSSRPPALQLAPGLTSPHESLSQQRPPHFPFTERLQQTASKPSFAAGSARQVGAPQMPNLHSGSSSTGSPSTLRPDRSPSLSGRSDSMDRPPSVEASKDSSKQKNEDSSTASSADLMADITIIKVETGDETMSKEHKDSGQPGHSSDGVIHSTDHSGLLSGDTTGGLDMHVDAPDDGGTMTMQIQRNDDGMGQEGDSDIEELEATGDWPHDSNDDSSLSNDPNNPLGGFREPAPPFGHGSQKVNEEAEHILIHTEGNKLKACVYCQINKILAC; translated from the exons ATGAATTACCAGAAGGTTTATATGAACCAGATACATTCAAGCTCATTATTAGGTCAGTTAGCTCAGATGTGGAGGAGCCAGCTAGTATGTGATGCTTACATAAGGACAGGAACTGTCACCACAAAG gcCCACCGGGTTGTGTTACTTGCAGCATGTCCAATGTTGCAATCCATGGAAAAAGCATCTATTGGTTCTCACCTGGAGGTAAGACTGACAGCAGACATCAAACAGGAAGCAGTCAACATGTTCTTACAGTACCTATATGAAGGTTTCATGTTGCTCACGGAAGAAAATTGTAAAGACGTTGAAAAAGTTGCAAGACTTTTACAAGTGGATAGTGTAATCAAATGTTGTGCAGACTTTTATAAGTGTTTAGAATCAAAAACAGGGAACAATATGTATTCCAATTCAAAGTACAAATATTCATCTTATGATATGTTAGAATTCCGCCATGTTAGAGCAACAGACCTGCAGAAGACAGTTCAAGATCGTCTAATGAAAAGAGCTTCAGAAATGGGTAGACCATTAAGCCCATCAAGTAAAAAACAAAGACTTTATAGAGCCTCAACACCCCCATCAGAATCATCACAGTCAAGCTTTAGCCAAAGAGCTGATGATACATTCAGCATGTCTCACAGTTATGGGTCTGGTCAACAAGAACCATGGGATAGAGTACCACGACCTGGAGCTAATGCTGCTTCAATGTCAAGAGGTCAAAGTCAAAGGTTTCAACAGCCAAGTGTCATTGATATTGTAGAAGACAGCATTGAACTAATTCATGTTGACCCAGGAGATGGCAGCAGTCACCAGCCACCATCACAAAAAGGTGTTGCTGTTTCCGTGGCTAGTCAGCTGGATAGTGGACCTCCAAATATTAGCATTGTTAGTGTAACGGGAAATACTGGACCTCCGCATGGTCCATCTCCAAGTCAAGGTCATTCACAGAGACAAACTAGTGGTCCTTCATATTCTTCACCACATGTTCCGTCATCATCGTCATATACACCACGCCATTCATCAGTCAGTTCATCGCCATCACAGTCAAAAGCATCAGATCGTGCCATCATCTCATTAACCGATCCACAAATATCACAGATAACCAGAGAAGTCACCCATCAGTTGCAACAACAAGAACATAGTGCCTCATCTTCCCGACCACCAGCATTACAGTTAGCCCCAGGCCTCACATCACCACATGAATCATTGTCACAACAAAGACCTCCTCATTTTCCCTTCACTGAAAGATTACAGCAGACTGCTAGCAAACCATCATTTGCTGCTGGCAGTGCCAGACAAGTAGGTGCACCACAGATGCCAAATCTTCACAGTGGTTCCTCCTCCACAGGTTCACCATCCACTTTACGACCAGATAGATCACCTTCATTAAGTGGTAGAAGTGATAGTATGGATAGACCTCCCAGTGTTGAGGCCAGCAAGGACAG ttcaaaacaaaaaaatgaagattcCTCAACAGCAAGTTCAGCAGATCTAATGGCAGACATAACAATAATCAAAGTAGAAACGGGAGACGAGACAATGTCCAAAGAACACAAGGACAGTGGTCAGCCTGGTCATTCCTCAGATGGTGTTATTCACTCTACAGATCATTCTGGTCTGTTGAGTGGGGATACGACTGGTGGTCTGGACATGCACGTAGATGCACCAGACGATGGCGGGACAATGACAATGCAAATACAACGGAATGACGACGGTATGGGACAGGAAGGTGATAGCGATATTGAGGAACTGGAAGCGACAGGAGATTGGCCACACGATAGTAACGATGATAGTAGTTTAAGCAACGATCCAAATAACCCACTTGGAGGCTTTAGAG
- the LOC143082836 gene encoding uncharacterized protein LOC143082836 isoform X45, translating into MNYQKVYMNQIHSSSLLGQLAQMWRSQLVCDAYIRTGTVTTKAHRVVLLAACPMLQSMEKASIGSHLEVRLTADIKQEAVNMFLQYLYEGFMLLTEENCKDVEKVARLLQVDSVIKCCADFYKCLESKTGNNMYSNSKYKYSSYDMLEFRHVRATDLQKTVQDRLMKRASEMGRPLSPSSKKQRLYRASTPPSESSQSSFSQRADDTFSMSHSYGSGQQEPWDRVPRPGANAASMSRGQSQRFQQPSVIDIVEDSIELIHVDPGDGSSHQPPSQKGVAVSVASQLDSGPPNISIVSVTGNTGPPHGPSPSQGHSQRQTSGPSYSSPHVPSSSSYTPRHSSVSSSPSQSKASDRAIISLTDPQISQITREVTHQLQQQEHSASSSRPPALQLAPGLTSPHESLSQQRPPHFPFTERLQQTASKPSFAAGSARQVGAPQMPNLHSGSSSTGSPSTLRPDRSPSLSGRSDSMDRPPSVEASKDSSKQKNEDSSTASSADLMADITIIKVETGDETMSKEHKDSGQPGHSSDGVIHSTDHSGLLSGDTTGGLDMHVDAPDDGGTMTMQIQRNDDGMGQEGDSDIEELEATGDWPHDSNDDSSLSNDPNNPLGGFRDTVLCHRMIPNEGRRQLKCKQCKKNQIRTKSGCRVNSRFRCDICNVALCRERDCFKQYHEELFRQ; encoded by the exons ATGAATTACCAGAAGGTTTATATGAACCAGATACATTCAAGCTCATTATTAGGTCAGTTAGCTCAGATGTGGAGGAGCCAGCTAGTATGTGATGCTTACATAAGGACAGGAACTGTCACCACAAAG gcCCACCGGGTTGTGTTACTTGCAGCATGTCCAATGTTGCAATCCATGGAAAAAGCATCTATTGGTTCTCACCTGGAGGTAAGACTGACAGCAGACATCAAACAGGAAGCAGTCAACATGTTCTTACAGTACCTATATGAAGGTTTCATGTTGCTCACGGAAGAAAATTGTAAAGACGTTGAAAAAGTTGCAAGACTTTTACAAGTGGATAGTGTAATCAAATGTTGTGCAGACTTTTATAAGTGTTTAGAATCAAAAACAGGGAACAATATGTATTCCAATTCAAAGTACAAATATTCATCTTATGATATGTTAGAATTCCGCCATGTTAGAGCAACAGACCTGCAGAAGACAGTTCAAGATCGTCTAATGAAAAGAGCTTCAGAAATGGGTAGACCATTAAGCCCATCAAGTAAAAAACAAAGACTTTATAGAGCCTCAACACCCCCATCAGAATCATCACAGTCAAGCTTTAGCCAAAGAGCTGATGATACATTCAGCATGTCTCACAGTTATGGGTCTGGTCAACAAGAACCATGGGATAGAGTACCACGACCTGGAGCTAATGCTGCTTCAATGTCAAGAGGTCAAAGTCAAAGGTTTCAACAGCCAAGTGTCATTGATATTGTAGAAGACAGCATTGAACTAATTCATGTTGACCCAGGAGATGGCAGCAGTCACCAGCCACCATCACAAAAAGGTGTTGCTGTTTCCGTGGCTAGTCAGCTGGATAGTGGACCTCCAAATATTAGCATTGTTAGTGTAACGGGAAATACTGGACCTCCGCATGGTCCATCTCCAAGTCAAGGTCATTCACAGAGACAAACTAGTGGTCCTTCATATTCTTCACCACATGTTCCGTCATCATCGTCATATACACCACGCCATTCATCAGTCAGTTCATCGCCATCACAGTCAAAAGCATCAGATCGTGCCATCATCTCATTAACCGATCCACAAATATCACAGATAACCAGAGAAGTCACCCATCAGTTGCAACAACAAGAACATAGTGCCTCATCTTCCCGACCACCAGCATTACAGTTAGCCCCAGGCCTCACATCACCACATGAATCATTGTCACAACAAAGACCTCCTCATTTTCCCTTCACTGAAAGATTACAGCAGACTGCTAGCAAACCATCATTTGCTGCTGGCAGTGCCAGACAAGTAGGTGCACCACAGATGCCAAATCTTCACAGTGGTTCCTCCTCCACAGGTTCACCATCCACTTTACGACCAGATAGATCACCTTCATTAAGTGGTAGAAGTGATAGTATGGATAGACCTCCCAGTGTTGAGGCCAGCAAGGACAG ttcaaaacaaaaaaatgaagattcCTCAACAGCAAGTTCAGCAGATCTAATGGCAGACATAACAATAATCAAAGTAGAAACGGGAGACGAGACAATGTCCAAAGAACACAAGGACAGTGGTCAGCCTGGTCATTCCTCAGATGGTGTTATTCACTCTACAGATCATTCTGGTCTGTTGAGTGGGGATACGACTGGTGGTCTGGACATGCACGTAGATGCACCAGACGATGGCGGGACAATGACAATGCAAATACAACGGAATGACGACGGTATGGGACAGGAAGGTGATAGCGATATTGAGGAACTGGAAGCGACAGGAGATTGGCCACACGATAGTAACGATGATAGTAGTTTAAGCAACGATCCAAATAACCCACTTGGAGGCTTTAGAG
- the LOC143082836 gene encoding uncharacterized protein LOC143082836 isoform X46 gives MNYQKVYMNQIHSSSLLGQLAQMWRSQLVCDAYIRTGTVTTKAHRVVLLAACPMLQSMEKASIGSHLEVRLTADIKQEAVNMFLQYLYEGFMLLTEENCKDVEKVARLLQVDSVIKCCADFYKCLESKTGNNMYSNSKYKYSSYDMLEFRHVRATDLQKTVQDRLMKRASEMGRPLSPSSKKQRLYRASTPPSESSQSSFSQRADDTFSMSHSYGSGQQEPWDRVPRPGANAASMSRGQSQRFQQPSVIDIVEDSIELIHVDPGDGSSHQPPSQKGVAVSVASQLDSGPPNISIVSVTGNTGPPHGPSPSQGHSQRQTSGPSYSSPHVPSSSSYTPRHSSVSSSPSQSKASDRAIISLTDPQISQITREVTHQLQQQEHSASSSRPPALQLAPGLTSPHESLSQQRPPHFPFTERLQQTASKPSFAAGSARQVGAPQMPNLHSGSSSTGSPSTLRPDRSPSLSGRSDSMDRPPSVEASKDSSKQKNEDSSTASSADLMADITIIKVETGDETMSKEHKDSGQPGHSSDGVIHSTDHSGLLSGDTTGGLDMHVDAPDDGGTMTMQIQRNDDGMGQEGDSDIEELEATGDWPHDSNDDSSLSNDPNNPLGGFRVSYLEAQLQVDPIGENWSKQMIKEHMRKLKRREVNRRYYMKRREKEQRNIP, from the exons ATGAATTACCAGAAGGTTTATATGAACCAGATACATTCAAGCTCATTATTAGGTCAGTTAGCTCAGATGTGGAGGAGCCAGCTAGTATGTGATGCTTACATAAGGACAGGAACTGTCACCACAAAG gcCCACCGGGTTGTGTTACTTGCAGCATGTCCAATGTTGCAATCCATGGAAAAAGCATCTATTGGTTCTCACCTGGAGGTAAGACTGACAGCAGACATCAAACAGGAAGCAGTCAACATGTTCTTACAGTACCTATATGAAGGTTTCATGTTGCTCACGGAAGAAAATTGTAAAGACGTTGAAAAAGTTGCAAGACTTTTACAAGTGGATAGTGTAATCAAATGTTGTGCAGACTTTTATAAGTGTTTAGAATCAAAAACAGGGAACAATATGTATTCCAATTCAAAGTACAAATATTCATCTTATGATATGTTAGAATTCCGCCATGTTAGAGCAACAGACCTGCAGAAGACAGTTCAAGATCGTCTAATGAAAAGAGCTTCAGAAATGGGTAGACCATTAAGCCCATCAAGTAAAAAACAAAGACTTTATAGAGCCTCAACACCCCCATCAGAATCATCACAGTCAAGCTTTAGCCAAAGAGCTGATGATACATTCAGCATGTCTCACAGTTATGGGTCTGGTCAACAAGAACCATGGGATAGAGTACCACGACCTGGAGCTAATGCTGCTTCAATGTCAAGAGGTCAAAGTCAAAGGTTTCAACAGCCAAGTGTCATTGATATTGTAGAAGACAGCATTGAACTAATTCATGTTGACCCAGGAGATGGCAGCAGTCACCAGCCACCATCACAAAAAGGTGTTGCTGTTTCCGTGGCTAGTCAGCTGGATAGTGGACCTCCAAATATTAGCATTGTTAGTGTAACGGGAAATACTGGACCTCCGCATGGTCCATCTCCAAGTCAAGGTCATTCACAGAGACAAACTAGTGGTCCTTCATATTCTTCACCACATGTTCCGTCATCATCGTCATATACACCACGCCATTCATCAGTCAGTTCATCGCCATCACAGTCAAAAGCATCAGATCGTGCCATCATCTCATTAACCGATCCACAAATATCACAGATAACCAGAGAAGTCACCCATCAGTTGCAACAACAAGAACATAGTGCCTCATCTTCCCGACCACCAGCATTACAGTTAGCCCCAGGCCTCACATCACCACATGAATCATTGTCACAACAAAGACCTCCTCATTTTCCCTTCACTGAAAGATTACAGCAGACTGCTAGCAAACCATCATTTGCTGCTGGCAGTGCCAGACAAGTAGGTGCACCACAGATGCCAAATCTTCACAGTGGTTCCTCCTCCACAGGTTCACCATCCACTTTACGACCAGATAGATCACCTTCATTAAGTGGTAGAAGTGATAGTATGGATAGACCTCCCAGTGTTGAGGCCAGCAAGGACAG ttcaaaacaaaaaaatgaagattcCTCAACAGCAAGTTCAGCAGATCTAATGGCAGACATAACAATAATCAAAGTAGAAACGGGAGACGAGACAATGTCCAAAGAACACAAGGACAGTGGTCAGCCTGGTCATTCCTCAGATGGTGTTATTCACTCTACAGATCATTCTGGTCTGTTGAGTGGGGATACGACTGGTGGTCTGGACATGCACGTAGATGCACCAGACGATGGCGGGACAATGACAATGCAAATACAACGGAATGACGACGGTATGGGACAGGAAGGTGATAGCGATATTGAGGAACTGGAAGCGACAGGAGATTGGCCACACGATAGTAACGATGATAGTAGTTTAAGCAACGATCCAAATAACCCACTTGGAGGCTTTAGAG